Proteins co-encoded in one Cinclus cinclus chromosome 9, bCinCin1.1, whole genome shotgun sequence genomic window:
- the LOC134047388 gene encoding protein NYNRIN-like isoform X2, with protein MKWTQEDTDKFKELKESLVHAPVLSLPDLKRPFFLFVNIEEGVAFGVLAQDWAGKKKPVAYLSKILDPVSRGWPTCLQILAGCALLVEEARKITFNSNLKVLSPHNIRSVMQQKADKWISDTRLLKYEGILLEAPSFTLETTTLQNPAAFLYGEVEQGPLIHDCLATIEEQTKIRPDLEEEELDTGEKLFVDGSSRVVRGERKSGYAIIGGTDLRVIESGALDKSWSAQACELYAILRALTLLKGKEGTIYTDSKYGFGVIHTFGKLWEERGLINSQGKGLVHQKLITEVLQALRGPKRIAVVHLKGHQAGIDFKSRGNNAADQEAKRAAVREMVLQEKPQSRGAPEEDIELIFTSEEKERLRKMGIKENNGKWVTEDGREVLPKAVAQRVLYKLHQSTHWGAQGLADHFATKYISIGLHDMAKYITKNCPTCLRVNRSNLRKLPQGGRPLAKRPFANLQIDFTELPKVGRTRYLLVIVDHLTHYVEAFPTSRETARTVVKILLEEIVPRYGVPETIDSDKGPHFTSKITQELAEALGIKWGKHTPYHPQSSGRVERMNGEIKKQLTKLVLETKLSWVKCVPLALLNIRTQPRADVGISPFEMLYGMPYNLEKVQTNPNISDLHLNKYLAVLMKFKKQLWEKGMWAQRPPLDLVLHQVQPGDWVLIRSWKENPLTPKWEGPYLVLLTTDTAVRTTEKGWTHASRIKGPVDPSKFSEEHNTHWKAEPTSDLKLVLKREHCSPGSREEHRKDRRRFS; from the exons ATGAAGTGGACTCAAGAAGACACTGATAAGttcaaagaattaaaagagAGTTTAGTACATGCTCCAGTCTTAAGTCTTCCAGACTTAAAAAGAccattctttttgtttgtgaatATAGAAGAAGGAGTTGCGTTTGGAGTACTTGCCCAGGACTGGGCAGGAAAGAAGAAACCTGTAGCTTATCTATCAAAAATTTTAGACCCTGTAAGTAGAGGCTGGCCCACATGCTTACAGATATTAGCCGGATGTGCCTTATTGGTAGAAGAAGctagaaaaatcacttttaatagCAATCTAAAGGTATTATCTCCTCACAATATTCGAAGCGTAATGCAACAAAAAGCAGATAAATGGATATCGGATACTAGGCTCCTAAAGTATGAAGGAATCTTATTAGAAGCACCAAGTTTTACCCTGGAGACCACCACTTTACAAAACCCAGCTGCCTTCCTGTATGGGGAAGTAGAACAGGGACCCCTGATTCATGACTGCTTAGCCACCATagaggaacaaacaaaaattaggcCCGATTTAGAGGAAGAAGAATTagacacaggagaaaaattgttCGTAGATGGATCCTCCCGGGTGgtgagaggagaaagaaaatctggatACGCTATTATAGGGGGAACAGATCTACGAGTAATAGAATCAGGAGCCTTAGACAAGTCATGGTCAGCCCAAGCGTGTGAATTATACGCTATACTCCGAGCCTTGACTCtcttaaagggaaaagaaggaaccATATATACAGACTCCAAATATGGGTTCGGAGTAATACATACCTTTGGGAAATTATGGGAAGAAAGGGGACTAATAAATTCACAGGGAAAAGGCCTAGTTCACCAAAAACTTATAACAGAAGTGTTGCAGGCCTTAAGGGGACCAAAAAGAATAGCAGTGGTACACCTAAAAGGACACCAAGCAGGAATAGACTTTAAAAGCAGGGGAAACAATGCTGCTGACCAAGAAGCAAAACGGGCCGCAGTGAGAGAGATGGTTTTACAAGAGAAACCACAATCTAGGGGGGCACCGGAAGAAGATATAGAACTGATATTTActagtgaagaaaaagaaaggttaaggaaaatggggataaaagaaaataacgGGAAGTGGGTAACTGAAGATGGACGAGAAGTATTGCCCAAAGCAGTAGCCCAGAGAGTGCTTTATAAATTACACCAGAGCACACAttggggggctcaggggctAGCTGATCATTTTGCCACAAAATATATAAGTATTGGACTACACGATATGGCCAAATACATTACTAAAAACTGCCCCACCTGCTTACGAGTCAATCGTagtaatttaagaaaattaccTCAAGGAGGGCGACCATTGGCTAAAAGACCATTCGCAAATTTGCAAATAGACTTTACAGAACTCCCCAAAGTGGGGCGAACTAGGTATCTTTTGGTGATAGTAGATCACCTTACCCACTACGTGGAGGCATTCCCAACTAGCAGGGAAACAGCCCGGACAGTAGTGAAAATCCTGCTCGAGGAAATAGTGCCCAGGTACGGAGTACCTGAAACTATTGACTCAGATAAAGGTCCGCACTTTACATCAAAAATAACACAAGAACTAGCGGAAGCACttggaataaaatgggggaagCATACTCCTTACCACCCACAAAGCTCAGGAAGGGTAGAAAGGatgaatggagaaataaaaaaacaattgaCCAAATTGGTATTAGAAACCAAATTATCATGGGTAAAGTGCGTTCCACTAGCCTTGCTCAATATTCGGACCCAGCCAAGGGCAGATGTGGGAATATCCCCGTTTGAAATGCTATACGGAATGCCATACAACCTAGAAAAAGTACAAACCAACCCCAATATTAGTGATTTACATCTTAATAAATACCTGGCCGTATTAATGAAGTTCAAAAAGCAATtatgggaaaagggaatgtgGGCTCAGAGACCACCTTTAGATCTTGTATTACATCAGGTACAACCCGGAGATTGGGTTCTAATCCGaagctggaaagaaaacccGCTGACTCCAAAGTGGGAAGGACCGTATCTCGTACTGCTTACTACGGATACTGCCGTACgaacaacagaaaaaggatGGACCCACGCCAGTCGGATAAAAGGACCAGTAGATCCCTCTAAATTCTCTGAAGAACATAACACTCACTGGAAAGCAGAACCGACTAGTGATTTaaagcttgttttaaaaagag AACATTGTAGCCCAGGGTCAAGGGAAGAACATAGAAAGGACCGAAGAAGATTTTCATAG
- the LOC134047388 gene encoding protein NYNRIN-like isoform X1: MKWTQEDTDKFKELKESLVHAPVLSLPDLKRPFFLFVNIEEGVAFGVLAQDWAGKKKPVAYLSKILDPVSRGWPTCLQILAGCALLVEEARKITFNSNLKVLSPHNIRSVMQQKADKWISDTRLLKYEGILLEAPSFTLETTTLQNPAAFLYGEVEQGPLIHDCLATIEEQTKIRPDLEEEELDTGEKLFVDGSSRVVRGERKSGYAIIGGTDLRVIESGALDKSWSAQACELYAILRALTLLKGKEGTIYTDSKYGFGVIHTFGKLWEERGLINSQGKGLVHQKLITEVLQALRGPKRIAVVHLKGHQAGIDFKSRGNNAADQEAKRAAVREMVLQEKPQSRGAPEEDIELIFTSEEKERLRKMGIKENNGKWVTEDGREVLPKAVAQRVLYKLHQSTHWGAQGLADHFATKYISIGLHDMAKYITKNCPTCLRVNRSNLRKLPQGGRPLAKRPFANLQIDFTELPKVGRTRYLLVIVDHLTHYVEAFPTSRETARTVVKILLEEIVPRYGVPETIDSDKGPHFTSKITQELAEALGIKWGKHTPYHPQSSGRVERMNGEIKKQLTKLVLETKLSWVKCVPLALLNIRTQPRADVGISPFEMLYGMPYNLEKVQTNPNISDLHLNKYLAVLMKFKKQLWEKGMWAQRPPLDLVLHQVQPGDWVLIRSWKENPLTPKWEGPYLVLLTTDTAVRTTEKGWTHASRIKGPVDPSKFSEEHNTHWKAEPTSDLKLVLKRGSAKNCGESTASGGGLLEVYVNPAGKTA; the protein is encoded by the exons ATGAAGTGGACTCAAGAAGACACTGATAAGttcaaagaattaaaagagAGTTTAGTACATGCTCCAGTCTTAAGTCTTCCAGACTTAAAAAGAccattctttttgtttgtgaatATAGAAGAAGGAGTTGCGTTTGGAGTACTTGCCCAGGACTGGGCAGGAAAGAAGAAACCTGTAGCTTATCTATCAAAAATTTTAGACCCTGTAAGTAGAGGCTGGCCCACATGCTTACAGATATTAGCCGGATGTGCCTTATTGGTAGAAGAAGctagaaaaatcacttttaatagCAATCTAAAGGTATTATCTCCTCACAATATTCGAAGCGTAATGCAACAAAAAGCAGATAAATGGATATCGGATACTAGGCTCCTAAAGTATGAAGGAATCTTATTAGAAGCACCAAGTTTTACCCTGGAGACCACCACTTTACAAAACCCAGCTGCCTTCCTGTATGGGGAAGTAGAACAGGGACCCCTGATTCATGACTGCTTAGCCACCATagaggaacaaacaaaaattaggcCCGATTTAGAGGAAGAAGAATTagacacaggagaaaaattgttCGTAGATGGATCCTCCCGGGTGgtgagaggagaaagaaaatctggatACGCTATTATAGGGGGAACAGATCTACGAGTAATAGAATCAGGAGCCTTAGACAAGTCATGGTCAGCCCAAGCGTGTGAATTATACGCTATACTCCGAGCCTTGACTCtcttaaagggaaaagaaggaaccATATATACAGACTCCAAATATGGGTTCGGAGTAATACATACCTTTGGGAAATTATGGGAAGAAAGGGGACTAATAAATTCACAGGGAAAAGGCCTAGTTCACCAAAAACTTATAACAGAAGTGTTGCAGGCCTTAAGGGGACCAAAAAGAATAGCAGTGGTACACCTAAAAGGACACCAAGCAGGAATAGACTTTAAAAGCAGGGGAAACAATGCTGCTGACCAAGAAGCAAAACGGGCCGCAGTGAGAGAGATGGTTTTACAAGAGAAACCACAATCTAGGGGGGCACCGGAAGAAGATATAGAACTGATATTTActagtgaagaaaaagaaaggttaaggaaaatggggataaaagaaaataacgGGAAGTGGGTAACTGAAGATGGACGAGAAGTATTGCCCAAAGCAGTAGCCCAGAGAGTGCTTTATAAATTACACCAGAGCACACAttggggggctcaggggctAGCTGATCATTTTGCCACAAAATATATAAGTATTGGACTACACGATATGGCCAAATACATTACTAAAAACTGCCCCACCTGCTTACGAGTCAATCGTagtaatttaagaaaattaccTCAAGGAGGGCGACCATTGGCTAAAAGACCATTCGCAAATTTGCAAATAGACTTTACAGAACTCCCCAAAGTGGGGCGAACTAGGTATCTTTTGGTGATAGTAGATCACCTTACCCACTACGTGGAGGCATTCCCAACTAGCAGGGAAACAGCCCGGACAGTAGTGAAAATCCTGCTCGAGGAAATAGTGCCCAGGTACGGAGTACCTGAAACTATTGACTCAGATAAAGGTCCGCACTTTACATCAAAAATAACACAAGAACTAGCGGAAGCACttggaataaaatgggggaagCATACTCCTTACCACCCACAAAGCTCAGGAAGGGTAGAAAGGatgaatggagaaataaaaaaacaattgaCCAAATTGGTATTAGAAACCAAATTATCATGGGTAAAGTGCGTTCCACTAGCCTTGCTCAATATTCGGACCCAGCCAAGGGCAGATGTGGGAATATCCCCGTTTGAAATGCTATACGGAATGCCATACAACCTAGAAAAAGTACAAACCAACCCCAATATTAGTGATTTACATCTTAATAAATACCTGGCCGTATTAATGAAGTTCAAAAAGCAATtatgggaaaagggaatgtgGGCTCAGAGACCACCTTTAGATCTTGTATTACATCAGGTACAACCCGGAGATTGGGTTCTAATCCGaagctggaaagaaaacccGCTGACTCCAAAGTGGGAAGGACCGTATCTCGTACTGCTTACTACGGATACTGCCGTACgaacaacagaaaaaggatGGACCCACGCCAGTCGGATAAAAGGACCAGTAGATCCCTCTAAATTCTCTGAAGAACATAACACTCACTGGAAAGCAGAACCGACTAGTGATTTaaagcttgttttaaaaagag GATCTGCAAAGAACTGTGGTGAGTCCACTGCCAGTGGGGGAGGGCTCCTAGAAGTGTATGTCAACCCTGCTGGGAAAACAGCGTGA